One window of Streptomyces sp. NBC_00273 genomic DNA carries:
- a CDS encoding zinc-dependent metalloprotease, translating into MSDTPFGFGLPPEEPENGDDGKKKGNQGGQGGPANPFGFPGMGLPGGAGAPGADNPFAAMFGSMNPNDLGAAFQQLGQMLSYEGGPVNWDMAKDIARQTVAQGTADGVKDTSVGVAEKSAVEEAVRLADHWLDGVTSLPSGATTAVAWSRAEWVEATLPVWKELVDPVAERVGAAMGGVLPEEMQAMAGPLLGMMRSMGGAMFGQQIGQAVGTLAGEVVGSTDIGLPLGPAGKAALLPLNIESFGKDLGVPSDEVRLYLALREAAHARLFAHVPWLRSHLFGAVEGYARGIKVDTSKLEDVVGQLDPSNPEQLQEALQGGMFQPQDTPEQKAALARLETALALVEGWVDAVVHEAAKPRLTSADAMRETMRRRRASGGPAEQTFATLIGLELRPRRLRDASRLWASLTDARGVDGRDGLWEHPDMLPTASDLDDPDGFVHREQLDFSEIDKMLGEAAEKREQDGDEKK; encoded by the coding sequence GTGAGCGACACCCCATTCGGATTCGGCCTTCCGCCGGAGGAGCCGGAGAACGGCGACGATGGCAAGAAGAAGGGCAACCAGGGCGGTCAGGGCGGCCCGGCGAATCCCTTCGGGTTCCCCGGCATGGGTCTGCCGGGCGGGGCGGGCGCTCCCGGAGCGGACAACCCGTTCGCCGCGATGTTCGGTTCGATGAACCCGAACGACCTCGGTGCCGCCTTCCAGCAGCTCGGCCAGATGCTCAGTTACGAGGGCGGTCCCGTGAACTGGGACATGGCCAAGGACATCGCCCGCCAGACCGTCGCGCAGGGCACCGCGGACGGCGTGAAGGACACGAGCGTCGGCGTCGCCGAGAAGTCCGCCGTCGAGGAGGCCGTGCGCCTCGCCGACCACTGGCTGGACGGCGTGACCTCGCTGCCCTCGGGCGCCACCACGGCCGTGGCCTGGAGCCGCGCCGAGTGGGTCGAGGCGACCCTCCCGGTGTGGAAGGAGCTCGTGGACCCGGTCGCGGAGCGTGTCGGCGCGGCCATGGGTGGCGTGCTGCCGGAGGAGATGCAGGCCATGGCGGGCCCGCTGCTCGGCATGATGCGTTCCATGGGCGGCGCCATGTTCGGCCAGCAGATCGGCCAGGCCGTCGGCACCCTCGCGGGCGAGGTCGTCGGCTCGACGGACATCGGCCTGCCGCTGGGCCCGGCCGGGAAGGCCGCTCTGCTGCCGCTGAACATCGAGAGCTTCGGCAAGGACCTGGGCGTGCCCTCGGACGAGGTGCGGCTCTACCTGGCCCTGCGCGAGGCGGCCCACGCCCGGCTCTTCGCCCACGTGCCGTGGCTGCGCTCGCACCTGTTCGGCGCGGTCGAGGGCTACGCCCGCGGCATCAAGGTCGACACCTCGAAGCTGGAGGACGTCGTCGGCCAGCTGGACCCGTCCAACCCGGAGCAGCTGCAGGAAGCGCTCCAGGGCGGCATGTTCCAGCCGCAGGACACCCCCGAGCAGAAGGCCGCCCTGGCCCGCCTGGAGACGGCGCTCGCGCTGGTCGAGGGCTGGGTCGACGCGGTGGTGCACGAGGCCGCCAAGCCCCGGCTGACCTCGGCGGACGCGATGCGCGAGACCATGCGGCGGCGGCGCGCCTCCGGCGGCCCGGCGGAGCAGACCTTCGCGACGTTGATCGGCCTGGAGCTGCGCCCGCGCCGGCTGCGCGACGCCTCGCGGCTGTGGGCCTCCCTCACGGACGCGCGCGGAGTGGACGGCCGCGACGGCCTCTGGGAGCACCCGGACATGCTGCCGACGGCCTCCGACCTGGACGACCCGGACGGCTTCGTGCACCGCGAACAGCTGGACTTCTCCGAGATCGACAAGATGCTCGGCGAGGCCGCCGAGAAGCGCGAACAGGACGGCGACGAGAAGAAGTGA
- a CDS encoding NUDIX hydrolase — MSLHEDAVLVLKAYEDQPELRDLYLEHLAAHPDGVYKPCGAGHVTGSALVIDPVRGRVLLTLHKKLGMWLQMGGHCEPGDRTLAEVALREAREESGIASGLTLVDGGPVRLDRHAIPAPCHWHLDVQYAALAPAGAVAEISEESLDLRWFPYEDVAAVADASVVRLLEATLARLGG, encoded by the coding sequence GTGAGCCTCCACGAAGACGCGGTCCTCGTCCTGAAGGCGTACGAGGACCAGCCGGAGCTGCGCGACCTGTACCTGGAACACCTGGCGGCCCACCCGGACGGGGTCTACAAGCCCTGCGGGGCCGGGCACGTCACGGGCAGCGCACTGGTGATCGATCCGGTGCGGGGGCGCGTCCTGCTGACCCTGCACAAGAAGCTCGGCATGTGGCTCCAGATGGGCGGCCACTGCGAGCCCGGTGACCGGACCCTCGCCGAGGTGGCGCTGCGCGAGGCCCGTGAGGAGTCGGGCATCGCGTCGGGGCTGACCCTGGTCGACGGCGGGCCGGTGCGCTTGGACCGGCATGCGATCCCGGCTCCGTGCCATTGGCACCTGGACGTGCAGTACGCGGCGCTGGCTCCGGCCGGCGCGGTGGCGGAGATCAGCGAGGAGTCCCTGGACCTGCGCTGGTTCCCGTACGAGGATGTGGCGGCGGTGGCCGACGCGTCCGTCGTGCGGCTGCTGGAGGCGACCTTGGCCCGGCTGGGCGGCTGA
- a CDS encoding AIM24 family protein, with the protein MQSALFAHAEAQSQERYAIQNPQLLRVSLTGSDDVLARKGAMVAYQGLIDFDGEYQTTNQQSARRRTGEGLDLMRCSGQGTVYLANLAQYVHVVDVDQDGLTVDSSYVLALDSTLHTEVIAVDSQYGISGSGKYQLNISGRGKVALMTSGQPLMMHVTPDKYVNVDADAIVAWSTSLRVQMQAQTHSSGVWRRRGNTGEGWELSFLGTGFALVQPSEVLPPQNAQLGQGVAAQFGMGQQGSHAQNQNNAWN; encoded by the coding sequence ATGCAGAGCGCACTTTTCGCCCACGCCGAGGCGCAGTCCCAGGAGCGGTACGCCATCCAGAACCCGCAGCTGCTGCGGGTCTCGCTGACGGGCTCCGACGACGTACTCGCCCGCAAGGGCGCCATGGTCGCCTACCAGGGACTCATCGACTTCGACGGCGAGTACCAGACCACCAACCAGCAGAGCGCCCGCCGCCGCACCGGCGAGGGCCTGGACCTCATGCGCTGCTCCGGGCAGGGCACGGTCTACCTGGCCAACCTGGCCCAGTACGTGCACGTCGTGGACGTGGACCAGGACGGCCTCACGGTCGACAGCAGCTACGTGCTGGCCCTGGACTCCACCCTGCACACCGAGGTCATCGCGGTGGACAGCCAGTACGGGATCTCCGGCTCGGGCAAGTACCAGCTCAACATCTCCGGCCGCGGCAAGGTCGCGCTGATGACCTCCGGGCAGCCGCTGATGATGCACGTCACGCCCGACAAGTACGTCAACGTCGACGCCGACGCGATCGTGGCCTGGTCCACCTCGCTGCGGGTGCAGATGCAGGCCCAGACGCACTCCAGCGGGGTGTGGCGGCGGCGCGGCAACACCGGCGAGGGCTGGGAGCTGAGCTTCCTCGGCACCGGCTTCGCGCTGGTGCAGCCCAGCGAGGTGCTGCCGCCGCAGAACGCCCAGCTCGGCCAGGGCGTCGCCGCGCAGTTCGGCATGGGCCAGCAGGGCTCGCACGCGCAGAACCAGAACAACGCCTGGAACTGA
- a CDS encoding AIM24 family protein has product MNQQLAGFAPTPVTARMENHGRAMLKVAMQSGQDLFARTGSMVAYEGFVQYEPNPPAVRQMASQWITGEGAPLMKCTGDGLLYLADYGADVVVINLNNDSLSVNGTNLLAFDAHLQWGVERVKGLAKFAGQGLFNVQIAGTGWVALTSRGTPIVVDCGRGDDETYVDPDALVAWSPNLKVKGKRSFKASSMIGRGSGEAYQMAFSGQGIVVVQPSEDSTDRLRARG; this is encoded by the coding sequence ATGAACCAACAACTCGCGGGCTTCGCCCCGACCCCCGTCACGGCCCGCATGGAGAACCACGGCCGGGCCATGCTCAAGGTCGCCATGCAGAGCGGCCAGGACCTCTTCGCCCGCACCGGCTCGATGGTCGCCTACGAGGGCTTCGTCCAGTACGAGCCCAACCCGCCGGCCGTCCGTCAGATGGCCTCGCAGTGGATCACCGGCGAAGGCGCGCCGTTGATGAAGTGCACCGGCGACGGCCTGCTCTACCTGGCCGACTACGGCGCCGACGTGGTCGTCATCAACCTCAACAACGACTCGCTCTCGGTCAACGGCACCAACCTGCTCGCCTTCGACGCACACCTGCAGTGGGGCGTCGAGCGGGTCAAGGGCCTCGCCAAGTTCGCCGGCCAGGGCCTGTTCAACGTGCAGATCGCGGGCACCGGGTGGGTCGCCCTGACCTCCCGCGGCACCCCGATCGTGGTCGACTGCGGCCGCGGCGATGACGAGACGTACGTCGACCCCGACGCGCTCGTCGCCTGGTCGCCGAATCTCAAGGTCAAGGGCAAGCGCAGCTTCAAGGCCTCGTCGATGATCGGCCGGGGCAGCGGGGAGGCCTACCAGATGGCCTTCTCCGGCCAGGGCATCGTCGTCGTACAGCCCAGCGAGGACAGCACCGACCGGCTCCGGGCCCGGGGCTGA
- a CDS encoding TerD family protein, giving the protein MAREFQRGHKAKISDLTAGTDLYVGVQIAGSGLAFDISCFGLDANEQLSDDRYFVFFNQPKSPEESIQQLGAQSGDTESFRVTLDRIPASIHKLSFTATIDGGGQMSQIGPGYIRIVAGGEEVVRYSFTGSEFTTERAVMLGDFYLKDVWRFAAVGQGFDGGLDALLRNFGGEVAEDPQPAQQAPAAASPGFAPPPQAAAPAPSFGAPAPAQQAPQAPAPAPSFGAPVPAPGAVPQPQYQQPAAPAPVHAAPTMAAPLAPPAPAPYGQPPQPPQPSYGQVPPPAPAPAPYGQPPQQPSYGQVPGQQPPPYGQQQPAFGQQPPQYAQQQPQHAAAGAGLAAALQPYKEAPTGARWTPQNQQLMRVDLSMGGQAVLARQGSMVLYQGKVDFSYKGAGFAGRIVGNATGQEMQLMRCTGRGQVFLAENGAHLHAIELQGDGICVSAEAVLAFDESLQHEVRRIEGHGIPGGALFTMQFQGTGTVIVKTHGVPVVLPVTPTTFADSNAIVAWSSASQVIISSQVRLRRNAYPGHSGETVNLQFRGAPGNFIVVQPYEV; this is encoded by the coding sequence ATGGCCAGGGAATTCCAACGCGGCCACAAGGCCAAGATCAGTGATCTCACGGCGGGCACCGATCTGTACGTAGGCGTCCAGATCGCCGGATCAGGACTCGCCTTCGACATCAGCTGTTTCGGCCTCGACGCCAACGAGCAGCTGTCGGACGACCGTTACTTCGTCTTCTTCAATCAGCCGAAGTCGCCGGAAGAGTCCATTCAGCAACTCGGTGCGCAGTCCGGCGACACCGAATCCTTCCGGGTGACGCTGGACCGCATTCCGGCGTCCATCCACAAGCTGTCCTTCACCGCCACCATCGACGGCGGCGGACAGATGTCGCAGATCGGCCCCGGCTACATCCGGATCGTGGCCGGCGGCGAAGAGGTCGTCCGGTACTCGTTCACCGGTTCGGAGTTCACCACCGAGCGGGCCGTCATGCTCGGTGACTTCTACCTGAAGGACGTGTGGCGCTTCGCCGCCGTCGGCCAGGGCTTCGACGGCGGGCTCGACGCGCTCCTGCGGAACTTCGGCGGCGAGGTCGCCGAGGACCCGCAGCCGGCGCAGCAGGCCCCGGCCGCGGCCTCGCCCGGGTTCGCCCCGCCGCCGCAGGCGGCCGCCCCGGCCCCGTCCTTCGGCGCCCCGGCCCCCGCCCAGCAGGCCCCGCAGGCCCCGGCCCCCGCGCCGTCCTTCGGCGCGCCCGTGCCGGCGCCCGGTGCCGTCCCGCAGCCCCAGTACCAGCAGCCCGCGGCCCCGGCCCCGGTGCACGCCGCGCCCACCATGGCCGCGCCGCTCGCCCCGCCGGCCCCCGCCCCGTACGGCCAGCCGCCGCAGCCGCCCCAGCCGTCCTACGGTCAGGTGCCGCCGCCCGCGCCGGCCCCCGCGCCCTACGGGCAGCCGCCGCAGCAGCCCTCCTACGGCCAGGTCCCCGGCCAGCAGCCGCCCCCGTACGGGCAGCAGCAGCCCGCCTTCGGCCAGCAGCCGCCGCAGTACGCGCAGCAGCAGCCGCAGCACGCAGCCGCCGGAGCGGGCCTCGCCGCCGCGCTCCAGCCGTACAAGGAGGCCCCCACCGGCGCCCGCTGGACCCCGCAGAACCAGCAGCTCATGCGCGTCGACCTGTCGATGGGCGGCCAGGCCGTCCTCGCCCGCCAGGGCAGCATGGTCCTCTACCAGGGCAAGGTCGACTTCAGCTACAAGGGCGCGGGCTTCGCCGGCCGCATCGTCGGCAACGCCACCGGCCAGGAGATGCAGCTCATGCGCTGCACCGGCCGCGGCCAGGTCTTCCTCGCGGAGAACGGCGCACACCTGCACGCCATCGAGCTCCAGGGCGACGGGATCTGCGTCTCCGCCGAGGCCGTCCTCGCCTTCGACGAGTCGCTCCAGCACGAGGTCCGCCGCATCGAGGGCCACGGCATCCCCGGCGGCGCCCTGTTCACCATGCAGTTCCAGGGCACCGGCACGGTCATCGTCAAGACGCACGGCGTCCCGGTGGTCCTGCCCGTCACCCCGACCACCTTCGCGGACAGCAACGCCATCGTCGCGTGGTCCTCCGCCTCGCAGGTGATCATCTCCAGTCAGGTCCGGCTGCGGCGCAACGCCTACCCCGGCCACAGCGGGGAGACCGTGAACCTCCAGTTCCGCGGCGCTCCCGGCAACTTCATCGTCGTCCAGCCGTACGAGGTCTGA